The following DNA comes from Trichocoleus sp. FACHB-46.
GTTACATCCTAGGTAGTCAACAAATTGTTTTCGGAATTTTTCAATAAGAGCAAAATTCTTATCTACATACTCATATGTTTTTTTGTAGTCTGATTCACGCAAGTCTACTAAGCTTTGAAATTTTGTTTCACTCATTAACTTTCTCTCAGTAAATAGCTCTAAGCTTTTGCTTTGCCTTGGTTATTAAACTCTGCCTATTAATAACCAAGGATGATGAACACCATTAATTAATAGTGTTACGTTCATAACTTTCATGGTAATACATAGTACAAGCGATCGCCTACTTCTTTCCTACTTTAAGTAGATAAAGATTCCATAAAGATTTTTGATTTTCACTAGTCGTTTTTCAAAACCAAATTAGCCTCAAACCCTAGAACGATGCAGATTTGAGGCTAATTTGGCTGCTGTCTCCTGCTCTAGGCAGGGTGGGAATAACTCTCACGTAATTTCAATAAGGACAAATTCCATGAAAGTACGTGAGGTTATTAAACACTTGGTCGTTAAGGGCTGGTATCACGTTGCAACTAAAGGGAGTCATCGTCAATTCAAGCATCCACACTTGCCTGGAAAGGTTACAGTATCAGGCAAACTAAGCGATGACGTACCTATAGGGACTCTTCATAGTATTCTACTGCAGTCGTCCATTGAGAGATGGAGTAGGGAGAGAGATGCTACACTTCTCAATCAAAACCTAGGTGAGAAGCGTAAGGGACAAAGAGCTAATAAATGAGCTGCCAGGCTCTCAACACTCGACAAATAAGCAAGGAGCGATCGCTGGAAAGCTAACTTATGACTGCTCGTCGTCACCCTGCGGGAGCAAACGATTTTGGTTCTGGGAATTTGAAGATTTGGAACCAGATGCGGGAGTGATAGAGCGGAGAGATAATCCTGGTAGGTCTTGGGGAGATGGGAGAGGTGGACCTCCTGGCAGTCCCGGTAAAACAGGTGCTTCCATACGTTGAGTGGGCATGATTTGTGGTGCTTTCTTCACGTTCAATCCTAAGTCCGCAAGGGATTTAGTGGTACGGCGTTGACGGAGCTGGATAGGTTGATAGCGATCGCCATCTAACGCAGGCTCCGTAGCTGAGAAGTAGTCGGCATTCAACTGTTTCCGCTTCACGACTGACAAGGTACGCCCTAGACAAGCTTGCAGTTCTGCGCTGTCAAGGTCATGTTGAAGAAACTCAAAGGGGAAGACACCCCAAGGTGCAAACAAGTAGAGGTTAATGATGGCAACTTTCGAGAGTAGAGCATCAGTGTTGAGCCCCAACAGCTCAAAGCTGTAATTTGATGCCGTCATGAGAATTCGGCCTGTCCCTGTCTCAGGATCAACCAAGAGTTGGTCCCGGTAGTCACCGTTGCGGTAGGGAAAGAGCGATTTCACCTCACGCTCTGCCACTTCCATTGAGATTTGAGGTGGAACACGATAGCTTTCATCACTCAATTCTTCTAGAAGAGCTCCTAAGTGGTCATAGGGCCAGAGCAGGAGATAGCTAACATCAAACACTTGGAAAAGGCGATCGTGCACGCCGCCATCCCACAGATCGGTGGGGAAATCAGGAACAGAACAATGTCCTAGGCTCCACAAAATCCAGTCGATCAGGTATCGGACTGCATTCCACTTCTGCTGAGTATTGACTCGCCAAGCTGGCGTAATCATGTCTAAGCAGTAGTGCAGCATCCCCATGACTTTGGGGTGTGGCTTAGACTCAAATACAATTCGCGGGATCGAAGTATTGAGTAGAGTTCCTGCTTCCTGAATTTCTTTCCAATACTGCCAATGTCCAAGGATGCAGGTCTCATCATCAATCATGGGGCTAAGCATCCAACCAGCGGTTGTGCCGAGAGGTTGGAAGGGGATATCTCCCCCAACGTAGGCAACCTCAAGCTCGCCGCTGCGGGGTAAATGGTAGGCAGCCCATCCTTCAGCTGGAGCATTGGGCGATCGCTTGATTCGAGGATCAGGCAACCTGAAGGGCGATTTAACCTTTTGTTGGCGCAACAGATCAAGAACTCGCTTGGGCTGTCGTTTAGCTGCAACTGTAGGGTAGGTCAGGATAGACTCGTCGCCATCTTCCCGTAAATCAACGATCGTGGGATAGACGAGAGGAACACCGATGCGATCGGGTTGAATCGGCAAATTTTGGATGTAGCGACGCCGACTAGAAATTAGGGATTGAAATACTTGCAGTTGGCCAGACTGCGGTAGCTGTGACATAAAGAGCCTCCAAGTTTAATTACCGAAAGGATGGTTGGCTGCGCTGAGATACCACTCCAGTAGATGTTGTTGTCTCAGATTTTCGTCAAACAGGTGAAGTTGGCTGATCGGTAGTGGGCAGGCAAGGTCTAACACTACGGCGCTTGGTTCTGGGGAAGGCATAATTTCGAGCGAAATAGAGCGATCGCGAGACGCTTGAGCAGGTGGTTTTAGTGGCTCCAGTTGATCCTCGTCATACCAGGAGGTTTCGGCCATCTCGCCTAGTTCATCAACCTCTTGAACGAGATAGACCCAATGAGGCTCCATGCCAACTTGAGCTGTCCAAGGTTCGTTGGCCCAACGTTGCTCAAGAATGTATCCCGTTCCTGTCTCGATCGCTTCCTCTGTTTCCTCAGGTACAACATCCCATTCACTCGTGAGAATGGGGTAACGAACTGTCCATCTAATGGGTTGATTGATACTGAAGAGGGGATACGGTCTGTCAATTGCTTGAGGGTTCATAGGATCTGTTCCTCCAATACTTGACCGCGATCGGTCGAAAGTAAGGGGGTCGCTCCAGTCGCAGTAGCTGCATCACCATAGGAATCACTCGATGGCTGCGCCATTCGTTGCTTTTTGGCAATTCCGCGACTAGCAGCAGCTTGAACAACCTTGCGACGAATGTCCCGCGCTAGCTGCTCATAGTCATTTTTAATTTGGTGATAAGAGATAGGGGAATTGTCAACATGCTCCCAGAAGGTTTTACCTTCAGGCAACCGGTTGTGGCGAGTTAAAACATCATTGCCAGCCCATAAGTAGACTTCAACCCAGTCCCGCTGCATCGGGGCATCCATCGTGGCTGGGTACATGTAAGCCATCACCTCAGTTGGCGTAGCTAAGTTACCCACAAGGCCCTCATCATGTTCTGACAGAATGGATTCAAATCGATCGCGATGAATAGCCTCAGGCAACCAGTTAGGCAATGTATCAGCCCAAGGGCTACGATGCAAAACAGTGGGACCCATGAGATAGCGGATGTGCTGGTGGTGAAATCCGCCAATTTCCAAATAAGCAGCCACGATGTCCCGTGCGCCTACTTGCATAAGCAGACGTAAGATCTCCCTAGACTTCTGTTCTTGAAGCCAGAGCTTGATGTCATCAGCAAACTCCTGATTCGCCAATGGCTTTGATTTTGTAGGCATAGCTTTAAGGGGTTGGCTCTACAGTTTGTTCAGATGAACCAAGCAGAGCCAAGAAGAGTTGTCGGTTCTCTAGTGGAATATTGACTAAGCGTTGAAGTAATTGGACGACCCAGGCAGCAGAGCGAACTCCAAGTTTCTCCAGCTCGCCGAGATCAAGGACTACTTGCTCGACATTGGCATCAGGAGTATCAGCGATCGCTTTGAGAAATTCGATGAGTTCTAGTCGCGGCTCCGGCTGTACCAGCTCTACTAGCATCTGTAGGCGATCGCTCCAAGATTGATTAGATGGCAGTTCTACCCACGGTCTGAAAACTTCCAACCCATTCTCTTGAGAAAAAAGCAGCACAGATACCCAAGGTGACTCTGAGAGCTCACTGGCTCCTGGTGTTAAAGTGGCTTTTACAGAGACCCATACGCTTTGAGATTCAATATTCGTTTGGATGCACAGAAATTCGTCTTGATAGTCCCGCTCGTTGCAGAAGACATCATGTAGAGGTTCAGCACCTAAACAACGGACGATCGCCCTGGCTTGGTCAATTAGTTGCTGAATTTGATTCAGAGGTTCGGACATAGCGAAACCTCAAGGTAAAGTTTGCATATTGTGTAACAGTGCAGGGAGAAGTCATACTCCCTGCACTTGCGCTATTAGACCTTGGGTCTGGAAGACTCAACTTTCAAAGCCTTAACGATCGGCTCTAGAATGGCTAGATCTTCAGTAGATAGTTCGTTCAGATCAATCCTGCTGAGATAGGTTCTAAGAACTTGAATCTTTCGTCTCGCCCGCTTCGCCCGCCGCCTCATTACTAGCTGGGAGCAATAGTGGGGTATGTCGGTGGCGACCAACCACGTTGTCAGTCCAACACACAAGGTCGTGACTAGGGCAGACAGAAATATTGCTGTCCCCACGTTGGTGTAAGAACACAGAGCTAGTACTTGGTTGGGATTGCTGAGCAGGGGAATCAGCCTGATTGGAGCGACTCTCACCCAAGGCAATATCTGAAATGGAGTGGTCAGGCTTGCCAACATCTCCATTAGACCGGAGCAGAATACTGCGTTCTGAGCCAACTGGGTAATGTATAGAATTCCAGTCAAATTCAGGAGTCCCAGCCCGATCGTGATAATCCCCTTGAACAGTCGTTGCAGTTTGCGAAATGGTTGCATTAGAACCTCCGGCCTTTGGGCTGGCAGTACTTACTGGGAGGTGCCATTGAACTCGGACGCCAGCCCTACTACGAAAAAATCTCGCCCATCAACCGATCCTTTACGGATTAGATCATTGAGTTGGGCACCAGAAGCAAAGCTAACATTGGAGGCTCCTGCCTGCCGATAAGCGTAGTAGGTGGCATCATCATACTTTTTTGATGACTGGGATGCCTGAGATTGTACCTCTACCTTGGTTGTTGTGCTCTTAGCTGGCTCTTCTGGTTCAGGGGTCAGTTTGCTCTTCTTATTGATGAGAGCGATCGCATAGTTGCAGCTACGCTTAAATTCCGCACTAGCCTCGTCAATATCAAACACTAAGGTATTGATTTCTCCGACGTGACGCTCTACCTCGTTAAATCTTAGATTTTTGAGGGCGAGTACCATTTGGTCAGGGTCTTGGTATCGGTCAGCAAATGCTTTAATGGCAGCGCGAACTTGTCGTCCTTGCTCAATAAATTCTTCAACACGCTCACGGTCTGTTGTTTCACCTGAGTGCAGAAGTCTATCGGAAATTCGTTGGAGCCAACCTTTACGGTAAGCAACGATCAGTAGCGCGATCGTTCCTACTAAAGCTAAGGTTGCTCCAGTAATTAGGTATTCCATGAAATAAATTGCCTCCAGTTGTGGCGATGAGGCTAAATCTTTAGATGCACTTTAATTCTGCTTAAGTGCATTCAGTTAATTCAG
Coding sequences within:
- a CDS encoding type II toxin-antitoxin system HicA family toxin; translation: MKVREVIKHLVVKGWYHVATKGSHRQFKHPHLPGKVTVSGKLSDDVPIGTLHSILLQSSIERWSRERDATLLNQNLGEKRKGQRANK